Below is a genomic region from bacterium.
GATTTGTTAAATTTAAGAATAATATAGTGATGGAAATAGTGGAAGCGTGGGCAATACATCTTGACCCTTTTGAAAGTTCATACATAGTTGGAAATAAGGGAGGGATTCGTTTAAATCCTTTGAGATACTTTACAAATATAGAAGGAGATATGCCAATGGATGCCACATTTAATCTTGATATACTGGATTACAGATGGCACAATGTTTATGAAAATGGAGATGTTTATGACAGTCCACAACATCACTGGATTGCTGTTCTTCAGGGCAGGGTTGAATTATTACCAACAGCGGAAATTGCTTTAAATACAATGTTGATTTCAGAAGGAATTTATTTATCAGATGTTCTTGGAAGAGAAGTAACAGCAGAAGAAGTAAAACAGAATTCAAAATCAACTGCTTTAAAAATTTAAAAAAAGGAGGAAAAGATGAAAGTAAAAATAGCGGTTCAGTTGTTTTCTGTGAGAAATGATTGTGCAAAGGATTTTTATGGGACTTTAAAAGAAGTGGCAAAAATTGGATATGAAGGGGTTGAATTTGCTGGATATTATGAAAAAAGTGCAGAAGAAATAAAAAAGATGCTTGATGATTTTAATTTAAAAGTTGCTGGAACTCATATAAGGATAGATACTTTACTTGGAGATGAACTTAAAAAAACAATTGAATTTAATAGGATTATAGGAAATAAATATCTGATTGTTCCAATTTTACCTGAAGAAATGAGAAATTCAAAAGAAAAATGGTTAGAGGCAGCAAAACTATTCAATAAAATTTCAGATGAAGTAAGGAAAGAAGGGATGTATGTTGGATATCACAATCATGCAGTTGAATTTCAGAAAATTGATGGT
It encodes:
- a CDS encoding sugar phosphate isomerase/epimerase, giving the protein MKVKIAVQLFSVRNDCAKDFYGTLKEVAKIGYEGVEFAGYYEKSAEEIKKMLDDFNLKVAGTHIRIDTLLGDELKKTIEFNRIIGNKYLIVPILPEEMRNSKEKWLEAAKLFNKISDEVRKEGMYVGYHNHAVEFQKIDGEYPWDIFFKNTVHDVVMQLDTGNAMRGEAKPEELIEIIKRYPKRALTVHVKEFSSKNDKAIIGEGDINWKEFVKVCFDFGNTEWFIIEQESYAYSPIECIKKCYENFKKITSEI